One window of Paenibacillus albicereus genomic DNA carries:
- the dnaA gene encoding chromosomal replication initiator protein DnaA — MDSHTVDLWQQVLSIIQTKLSKPSFDTWFKATKANFSDEGQLVVTAPTTFAVEWLESRYTKLVRSTVSDFVGKSVDIRFVIEENRPPEPAAPAQPAVKLAPAAAAEPFSHMLNPKYTFDTFVIGANNRFAHAASLAVAEAPAKAYNPLFLYGGVGLGKTHLMHAIGHYILEHNPSTKVMYISSEKFTNEFINAIRDNRGESFRNKYRNIDVLLIDDIQFLAGKDGTQEEFFHTFNALHEERKQIVISSDRTPKEIPTLEERLRSRFEWGLITDIQPPDLETRIAILRKKAKAENLDIPNEAMVYIANQIDTNIRELEGALIRVVAYSSLINEDISSHLAAEALKDIIPSSRPKMITIHDIQQRVGEFYGLKLEEFKARKRTKAVAYPRQIAMYLSRELTDYSLPKIGEAFGGRDHTTVIHAHEKISKQLKLDQELFKVIQNLTEKVKNHM; from the coding sequence GTGGACAGCCATACCGTAGATTTGTGGCAGCAAGTGCTGTCAATCATCCAGACCAAATTGAGCAAACCGAGCTTCGACACCTGGTTCAAGGCGACGAAAGCCAATTTTTCGGATGAAGGACAGCTTGTCGTCACGGCGCCGACAACGTTCGCGGTGGAATGGCTGGAGAGCCGCTACACGAAGCTCGTCCGTTCGACAGTGTCCGATTTCGTCGGAAAGTCTGTCGATATCCGGTTCGTCATCGAGGAGAACCGGCCGCCCGAGCCGGCCGCTCCCGCCCAGCCGGCCGTCAAGCTGGCGCCGGCTGCGGCAGCCGAGCCTTTTTCGCATATGCTCAATCCCAAATACACCTTCGACACGTTCGTCATCGGGGCGAACAACCGCTTCGCGCACGCCGCTTCGCTGGCCGTCGCCGAAGCGCCCGCCAAAGCCTACAACCCGCTGTTTCTCTACGGCGGCGTCGGCCTCGGCAAGACGCACTTGATGCATGCGATCGGGCATTACATCCTGGAGCACAACCCGAGCACGAAGGTCATGTACATCTCCTCGGAGAAGTTCACCAACGAGTTCATCAATGCGATCCGGGACAACCGCGGCGAGAGCTTCCGCAACAAGTACCGCAACATCGACGTCCTGCTGATCGACGACATCCAGTTCCTCGCCGGCAAGGACGGCACGCAGGAAGAATTCTTCCACACGTTCAACGCCTTGCACGAGGAACGCAAGCAGATCGTCATCTCCAGCGACCGGACGCCCAAGGAGATCCCCACGCTTGAGGAACGGCTGCGTTCCCGCTTCGAATGGGGGCTCATCACCGATATCCAGCCTCCCGATCTGGAGACGCGGATCGCGATTCTGCGCAAGAAGGCCAAGGCGGAAAACCTGGACATCCCGAACGAGGCGATGGTGTACATCGCCAATCAGATCGACACGAACATCCGCGAGCTCGAAGGCGCGCTCATCCGCGTCGTCGCCTACAGCAGCCTCATCAACGAGGACATCAGCTCGCATCTGGCCGCGGAGGCGCTGAAGGACATCATCCCTTCCAGCCGGCCCAAGATGATTACGATCCATGACATCCAGCAGCGCGTCGGCGAGTTCTACGGCCTCAAGCTCGAGGAGTTCAAGGCCCGCAAGCGCACCAAAGCCGTCGCTTACCCGCGCCAGATCGCCATGTATCTCTCGCGCGAGCTGACGGACTACTCGCTGCCTAAGATCGGCGAGGCTTTCGGCGGCCGCGACCATACGACCGTCATCCACGCGCACGAGAAGATCTCCAAGCAGCTCAAGCTGGACCAGGAGCTGTTCAAGGTGATTCAGAACCTGACGGAAAAAGTCAAAAATCATATGTAA
- the dnaN gene encoding DNA polymerase III subunit beta, whose protein sequence is MKLTISKNELNDAIQQVAKAASVRPAIPILGGIKFDVTHQGVTLTASDTDISIQSYIPAESDEAVIAKVDKPGSVVMPAKFFVEIIRKLPAEDVQIEVGDNYQTMIRSGSTDIQMVGLDPEEFPVLPSIEENEVLQLPGDLLKAMVRQTVFCASTSEQTPVLTGLLWNLAGGELKFVATDRHRLASRISRVETPDGYRLSNVVIAAKTMVELSKLVPDGGGLVDIVVASNQVLFRLGHTLFYSRMLDGTYPDTSKIIPQTFKTELVLETRKLIDAMERAYLMSREEKTNIVRIVTLENGTIEISSSSSELGRVTEQLEVIRQSGEPLRIAFNSKYMLDTLKVIDSEQLVISFTGAMSPIIIRPADHDNSQYIILPYRTTN, encoded by the coding sequence ATGAAACTTACGATCTCGAAAAACGAACTCAACGACGCCATCCAGCAAGTCGCCAAAGCCGCCTCGGTCCGCCCTGCCATCCCGATTCTCGGAGGCATCAAGTTCGACGTCACCCACCAGGGAGTAACCCTTACGGCAAGCGACACGGACATCTCCATCCAGAGCTACATCCCTGCCGAATCGGACGAGGCGGTCATCGCCAAGGTGGACAAGCCGGGCAGCGTCGTCATGCCGGCGAAGTTTTTCGTCGAGATCATCCGCAAGCTGCCGGCCGAGGACGTTCAGATCGAAGTCGGCGACAACTATCAGACGATGATCCGTTCCGGCTCGACCGACATCCAGATGGTCGGCTTGGATCCGGAAGAGTTCCCCGTTCTTCCGTCCATCGAGGAGAACGAAGTGCTCCAGCTGCCGGGCGACCTGCTCAAGGCGATGGTCCGCCAGACCGTGTTCTGCGCTTCGACGAGCGAGCAGACCCCGGTGCTGACCGGACTGCTGTGGAACTTGGCTGGAGGAGAGCTTAAATTCGTCGCGACGGACCGCCACCGCCTCGCGAGCCGCATCTCCCGCGTCGAGACGCCGGACGGCTACCGGCTGAGCAACGTCGTCATCGCCGCCAAGACGATGGTCGAGCTGTCGAAGCTCGTTCCCGACGGAGGCGGCCTCGTCGACATCGTCGTCGCGAGCAACCAGGTGCTGTTCCGGCTCGGACATACGCTGTTCTACAGCCGCATGCTCGACGGCACCTATCCCGATACCTCCAAGATTATTCCGCAGACGTTCAAAACAGAACTCGTCCTCGAGACCCGCAAGCTGATCGACGCGATGGAGCGCGCTTATCTGATGTCCCGCGAGGAAAAGACCAACATCGTGCGGATCGTCACCCTGGAAAACGGAACGATCGAGATTTCCTCCAGCTCCTCGGAGCTCGGACGGGTAACGGAGCAGCTCGAGGTCATCCGCCAAAGCGGCGAGCCGCTGCGGATCGCATTCAACTCCAAATACATGCTCGACACGCTCAAAGTCATCGACAGCGAGCAGCTCGTCATCAGCTTCACCGGCGCAATGAGCCCCATCATCATCCGTCCGGCGGATCACGACAACAGCCAGTACATCATCCTGCCGTACCGCACGACCAACTGA
- the yaaA gene encoding S4 domain-containing protein YaaA — protein MKSITIKTEYIALGQFLKLSDCIDSGGQAKFFLQETKVIVNGEPDNRRGRKLYDGDIVEVDGFGGFKVQRT, from the coding sequence ATGAAATCCATTACGATCAAGACCGAATACATCGCCCTCGGCCAATTCCTCAAGCTGAGCGACTGCATCGACTCCGGCGGCCAGGCCAAGTTCTTTCTTCAAGAAACGAAAGTCATCGTGAACGGCGAGCCCGACAACAGGCGCGGCCGCAAGCTGTATGACGGAGACATCGTCGAGGTGGACGGCTTCGGCGGCTTCAAGGTTCAGAGAACGTGA
- the recF gene encoding DNA replication/repair protein RecF (All proteins in this family for which functions are known are DNA-binding proteins that assist the filamentation of RecA onto DNA for the initiation of recombination or recombinational repair.), whose amino-acid sequence MFLNEIALRNYRNYDQLELETDRKVNLFIGPNAQGKTNLLESIFALALTKSHRTAKDRELIGWNGKEASVRGEVEKRYGRVTLDLSYSAQGKKARINGLEQRKLSGFVGTLNVVMFAPEDLEIVKGTPGVRRRFLDMEIGQVQPGYLHTLQQYGKVLVQRNNYLKSAGPSGVKPGLLEVWDLQLAEHGVRIMKKRQQFIEKLKTWAAAIHSGITAGSEELSIEYRPSFDIGEGEEESVLFEQFMLKLTQVKDQEFRRGVTLAGPHRDDLAFFINGKEAQVYGSQGQQRTTALSLKLAELELIREEIGEYPLLLLDDVLSELDQHRQTQLIETFQGKVQTFITATGLESVNTSRLSDAGIYRVEGGKVTP is encoded by the coding sequence GTGTTCCTGAATGAGATCGCGCTTCGCAACTATCGCAACTACGATCAGCTGGAGCTCGAGACGGACCGCAAGGTGAATCTGTTCATCGGCCCCAACGCCCAGGGCAAGACGAACCTGCTGGAATCGATCTTCGCGCTGGCCCTGACCAAATCCCACCGTACCGCCAAGGACCGCGAGCTGATCGGCTGGAACGGCAAAGAAGCCTCCGTGCGCGGCGAGGTGGAGAAGCGCTACGGCCGCGTGACGCTCGACCTGTCCTATTCCGCCCAAGGCAAGAAAGCCCGGATCAACGGACTCGAGCAGCGCAAGCTGAGCGGCTTCGTCGGCACGCTCAATGTCGTCATGTTCGCTCCGGAGGATCTGGAGATCGTCAAGGGGACTCCGGGCGTCCGCCGCCGCTTCCTCGACATGGAGATCGGGCAGGTGCAGCCGGGCTACCTGCACACGCTCCAGCAGTACGGCAAGGTGCTCGTGCAGCGCAACAACTACCTCAAGTCGGCCGGACCGTCCGGCGTCAAGCCGGGGCTGCTGGAGGTTTGGGACCTGCAGCTCGCGGAGCATGGTGTTAGAATCATGAAAAAGAGGCAACAATTCATAGAAAAGCTGAAGACGTGGGCGGCGGCCATCCATTCGGGCATTACCGCCGGTAGCGAGGAGCTGTCGATCGAGTACCGTCCGTCGTTCGACATCGGCGAGGGCGAAGAAGAATCTGTTTTATTCGAGCAATTTATGTTAAAGTTAACCCAGGTAAAAGATCAGGAATTCCGCCGCGGCGTCACGCTCGCGGGCCCTCACCGCGACGATCTGGCCTTCTTCATCAACGGCAAGGAAGCGCAGGTGTACGGCTCCCAGGGACAGCAGCGCACGACGGCGCTCTCGCTCAAGCTGGCGGAGCTGGAGCTGATCCGCGAGGAGATCGGCGAGTACCCGCTGCTGCTGCTCGACGACGTGCTGTCGGAGCTCGACCAGCACCGCCAGACGCAGCTGATCGAGACGTTCCAGGGCAAGGTCCAGACGTTCATAACCGCGACGGGGCTGGAGAGCGTCAATACGAGCCGGCTGTCCGACGCAGGTATCTACCGGGTTGAAGGCGGCAAGGTCACCCCATAG
- the remB gene encoding extracellular matrix regulator RemB yields MYIHLGGEKIIRTSELVAIFDISIEQSSKLSKQFVAGAKKRKDVELIGEEEPKSIVVTKSRVYYSPISSSTLKKRGHNFAAN; encoded by the coding sequence ATGTACATCCATCTGGGCGGGGAGAAGATCATCCGGACATCCGAGCTGGTCGCCATCTTCGACATATCCATCGAGCAGTCCTCCAAGCTCTCCAAGCAGTTCGTCGCCGGCGCCAAGAAGCGCAAGGACGTCGAGCTGATCGGCGAGGAGGAGCCCAAGTCGATCGTCGTCACCAAGAGCCGGGTGTACTACTCCCCCATCTCATCATCCACGCTGAAGAAGCGCGGCCACAACTTCGCCGCCAACTGA
- the gyrB gene encoding DNA topoisomerase (ATP-hydrolyzing) subunit B has translation MSTNQQHTYDENQIQVLEGLEAVRKRPGMYIGSTSGKGLHHLVWEVVDNSIDEALAGYCSRITITIHENDSITVTDNGRGIPVGEHPKMKRPTLEVVMTVLHAGGKFGGEGYKVSGGLHGVGISVVNALSEQVVVQVSRDGKIYQQEYRRGAPQYDLKIVGESDTTGTRTLFKPDPEVFTETTVFDYETLQSRVRELAFLNKGIELVLEDERTGVSNTFRYDGGIIEFVQYLNRNREPLHEQPIYVEGSKDGIQVEVSLQYNDSYSENIYSFANNINTHEGGTHESGFKSALTRIINDYARKSGAIKDNNSNLSGDDVREGLTAIISVKIPEPQFEGQTKTKLGNSEVRGIVESFFAEKLQEFLEENPSVSRKIVDKGLSASRAREAARKARELTRRKSALEVSSLPGKLADCSSKDASISELYIVEGDSAGGSAKQGRDRHFQAILPLRGKILNVEKARLDRILSNAEIRAIITALGTGIGDDFDIAKARYHKIIIMTDADVDGAHIRTLLLTFFYRYMRKIIEAGFVYIAQPPLFKIERNKVVRYAQSEREREDIIAEFGEGAKVNVQRYKGLGEMNASQLWETTMDPESRTMLQVQIEDAIKADVMFDTLMGDNVEPRRDFIQQYAKYVKNLDI, from the coding sequence ATGTCTACGAACCAACAGCATACGTACGACGAGAACCAGATCCAGGTGCTCGAGGGCCTGGAGGCCGTCCGCAAGCGGCCGGGCATGTATATCGGCTCCACGAGCGGCAAGGGCCTCCACCATCTGGTCTGGGAAGTCGTCGACAACAGCATCGACGAAGCGCTGGCCGGTTATTGCAGCCGGATTACGATAACGATTCACGAGAACGACAGCATCACCGTCACCGACAACGGCCGGGGCATCCCGGTCGGCGAGCATCCCAAGATGAAGCGGCCGACGCTCGAGGTCGTCATGACCGTCCTTCATGCGGGAGGCAAGTTCGGCGGCGAGGGCTACAAGGTATCGGGCGGCCTTCACGGCGTCGGCATCTCTGTCGTCAACGCCTTGTCCGAGCAGGTGGTCGTCCAGGTCAGCCGGGACGGCAAGATCTATCAGCAGGAATACCGCCGCGGCGCGCCGCAGTACGACTTGAAGATCGTCGGCGAGAGCGACACGACGGGGACGCGGACCCTGTTCAAGCCGGACCCCGAGGTGTTCACCGAGACGACCGTCTTCGACTACGAGACGCTGCAGTCCCGCGTGCGCGAGTTGGCGTTCCTCAACAAAGGCATCGAGCTCGTGCTCGAGGACGAGCGCACCGGCGTCAGCAACACGTTCCGCTACGACGGCGGCATCATCGAGTTCGTCCAGTACCTGAACCGCAACCGGGAGCCGCTGCATGAACAGCCGATCTATGTTGAGGGCTCCAAGGACGGCATCCAGGTGGAGGTATCCCTGCAGTATAACGACAGCTACAGCGAGAACATCTACTCCTTCGCCAACAACATCAACACCCACGAGGGCGGCACGCACGAATCCGGCTTCAAGAGCGCGCTCACCCGCATCATCAACGACTATGCCCGCAAGTCCGGCGCCATCAAGGACAACAACAGCAACCTGTCCGGCGACGACGTGCGCGAGGGCTTGACCGCGATCATCAGCGTCAAGATTCCGGAGCCCCAGTTCGAAGGGCAGACCAAGACCAAGCTCGGCAACAGCGAGGTGCGCGGCATCGTGGAGTCGTTCTTTGCCGAGAAGCTTCAGGAGTTCCTCGAGGAGAACCCTTCGGTTTCCCGCAAGATCGTCGACAAAGGCCTGTCCGCCTCCCGCGCTCGCGAGGCGGCCCGCAAAGCCCGCGAGCTGACGCGCCGCAAGAGCGCGCTCGAGGTGAGCAGCCTGCCCGGCAAGCTGGCCGACTGCTCCTCCAAGGATGCCAGCATCAGCGAGCTGTACATCGTCGAAGGCGACTCCGCCGGGGGATCGGCCAAGCAGGGCCGCGATCGGCACTTCCAGGCGATCCTGCCGCTTCGCGGCAAGATCCTCAACGTCGAAAAGGCGCGCCTGGACCGCATCCTGTCCAATGCCGAGATCCGCGCGATCATCACCGCCCTCGGCACCGGCATCGGCGACGACTTCGACATCGCCAAGGCCCGCTACCACAAGATCATCATCATGACCGACGCCGATGTCGACGGCGCTCACATCCGCACGCTGCTGCTGACGTTCTTCTATCGGTACATGCGCAAGATCATCGAAGCCGGCTTCGTCTATATCGCCCAGCCGCCTCTGTTCAAGATCGAGCGCAACAAGGTCGTCCGCTACGCCCAATCCGAACGGGAGCGGGAAGACATCATCGCCGAGTTCGGCGAAGGCGCCAAAGTAAACGTACAGCGCTATAAAGGCTTAGGCGAGATGAACGCCTCCCAGCTGTGGGAGACGACGATGGACCCCGAGAGCCGCACGATGCTGCAGGTGCAGATCGAGGATGCGATCAAAGCCGACGTCATGTTCGACACCCTTATGGGCGACAACGTCGAGCCGCGCCGAGATTTCATCCAGCAGTATGCCAAGTACGTCAAGAACCTCGACATCTAG
- a CDS encoding YheC/YheD family protein: protein MSKQRKTEVLLQSEALALHVPDTRIYGRDSLKAMLDQYGMLYIKPDSGTFGNGVIKVQKLAEGGYRFQSGIRVQTHAAYEAMFRSLEQIRPKKRYLAQKGIHLLRHRKRRFDLRVMVQRNPAGAWETTGIIGRLSHPSKIVTNYHSGGTITPFETLLSGHMDAAAQKEFRGRLEKLGVQTGEQLATRWPRLKEIGLDVAVDTSLKPWILEVNTKPDPYIFRRLKDKEIFRRMRRYAAAYAPKSRAR from the coding sequence GTGAGCAAACAAAGAAAGACGGAGGTGCTGCTGCAGTCGGAGGCGCTAGCCCTCCATGTGCCGGACACGAGAATATACGGCCGGGACTCGCTGAAAGCGATGCTGGACCAGTACGGAATGCTGTATATCAAGCCGGACTCCGGCACGTTCGGCAACGGCGTCATCAAGGTGCAGAAGCTCGCGGAGGGCGGTTACCGGTTCCAGAGCGGCATCCGCGTCCAGACGCATGCCGCCTACGAGGCGATGTTCCGCTCGCTGGAGCAGATCCGTCCCAAAAAGCGCTATCTGGCGCAGAAGGGCATCCATCTGCTCCGGCATCGCAAGCGTCGTTTCGATCTGCGCGTCATGGTCCAGCGCAACCCGGCCGGCGCCTGGGAGACGACCGGCATCATCGGCAGGCTGAGCCACCCGTCCAAGATCGTCACCAACTACCACAGCGGGGGCACGATCACGCCGTTCGAAACGCTTCTGAGCGGACATATGGACGCCGCCGCGCAAAAGGAATTCCGCGGCCGACTCGAGAAGCTCGGCGTCCAGACCGGCGAGCAGCTGGCTACACGCTGGCCGAGACTGAAGGAGATCGGGCTCGACGTCGCCGTCGACACGTCGCTGAAGCCGTGGATTCTGGAAGTGAACACGAAGCCGGACCCGTATATTTTCCGCAGGCTCAAGGACAAGGAGATCTTCCGCCGGATGCGGCGCTATGCCGCCGCCTATGCGCCCAAGAGCCGCGCCCGCTGA
- the gyrA gene encoding DNA gyrase subunit A, giving the protein MAEEQRSQIKDRDIGTEMRESFMDYAMSIIVSRALPDVRDGLKPVHRRILYAMSELGMAPDKPYKKSARIVGEVIGKYHPHGDSAVYESMVRMAQDFSMRYMLVDGHGNFGSIDGDMAAAMRYTEARLSKIAMELLRDLNKDTVDFVSNYDGEEREPSVLPARFPNLLVNGVSGIAVGMATNIPPHNLREVVDGIQALIRNPDITSLELMDYVKGPDFPTAGFVMGHSGIRQAYTTGRGSVTMRARAEIEENAGKARIVVHELPYQVNKARLVEKIAELVREKKIEGITDLRDESDRNGMRVVIELRRDVNPSVTLNNLYKHTQMQSTFGINMLALVNGEPRTLTLRDMLYHYLQHQIEVIRRRTEFDLKKAQARAHILEGLRIALDHIDEIISLIRSSRTADEAREGLIGRFSLSIEQAQAILDMRLQRLTGLEREKIEAEYNEVLARIAEYEAILADEQLVLDLISEELAEISERFGDERRTEVTIGEDEILDEDLIPREDVIISITHSGYVKRLPVTTYRSQRRGGKGVMGMDTKSDDFVEHLFVSNTHHFLLFFTNKGKVYRLKAYEIPDLSRTARGTPIINLLQIEQGETVNAVIPVESFDPDCFLFFGTRQGVVKKTPLDDYSNIRKVGLIAINLREDDDLISVKLTDGKQEIFMGTANGQSIRFPESDVRSMGRSATGVKGIQLDESDKVIDMDVVDPAQEVLIVTSKGYGKRTPVEDYRIQSRGGKGIKTFNVSEQRGPVVCLKVVAEDEDLMIMTESGTLIRMNMDSIRSMGRNTQGVRLINIRDEDAVATVTRVARSEEVQDEATDGEEQAETGGAQDHSEE; this is encoded by the coding sequence ATGGCGGAAGAACAACGTTCCCAGATCAAGGACCGGGACATCGGCACGGAGATGCGCGAGTCGTTCATGGATTATGCCATGAGCATTATTGTCAGCCGCGCGCTGCCGGATGTGCGCGACGGACTCAAGCCCGTTCACCGGCGCATCCTCTATGCCATGTCGGAGCTCGGCATGGCCCCGGACAAGCCCTATAAAAAATCAGCCCGCATCGTCGGCGAGGTCATCGGCAAGTACCATCCTCACGGCGACAGCGCTGTTTACGAATCGATGGTCCGGATGGCGCAGGACTTCTCCATGCGCTACATGCTCGTCGACGGCCACGGCAACTTCGGCTCCATCGACGGCGACATGGCTGCGGCCATGCGATATACGGAGGCCCGCCTGTCCAAGATCGCCATGGAGCTGCTGCGGGATCTCAACAAGGACACGGTCGACTTCGTCTCCAACTATGACGGCGAGGAGCGCGAGCCGTCGGTGCTGCCTGCCCGCTTCCCGAACCTGCTCGTCAATGGCGTGTCCGGCATCGCGGTCGGCATGGCGACCAACATCCCGCCGCATAACCTGCGGGAGGTCGTGGACGGCATCCAGGCGCTTATCCGCAATCCCGACATCACGTCGCTGGAGCTGATGGACTACGTCAAGGGACCGGACTTCCCGACGGCAGGCTTCGTCATGGGCCACTCGGGCATTCGGCAGGCCTATACGACCGGCCGCGGCTCCGTCACGATGCGGGCGCGCGCCGAGATCGAGGAGAACGCCGGCAAAGCGCGAATCGTCGTGCATGAGCTGCCGTACCAAGTCAACAAGGCGCGTCTCGTCGAGAAGATCGCGGAGCTTGTTCGCGAGAAGAAGATCGAAGGCATCACCGATCTGCGGGACGAGTCCGATCGCAACGGCATGCGGGTCGTCATCGAGCTGCGCCGAGACGTCAACCCGAGCGTGACGCTCAACAACTTGTACAAGCATACGCAGATGCAGTCGACGTTCGGCATCAACATGCTGGCGCTCGTGAACGGCGAGCCCCGCACGCTGACGCTGCGGGACATGCTGTACCACTACCTGCAGCATCAGATCGAGGTCATTCGCCGGCGCACGGAGTTCGATCTCAAAAAGGCTCAGGCTCGTGCCCACATTCTTGAAGGCCTTCGCATCGCGCTGGACCATATCGATGAGATCATCTCGCTGATCCGCTCCTCGCGTACGGCCGACGAAGCGCGCGAAGGGCTGATTGGCCGCTTCTCGCTCAGCATCGAGCAGGCGCAGGCGATCCTCGACATGAGGCTGCAGCGCCTGACGGGGCTGGAGCGCGAGAAGATCGAAGCGGAGTACAACGAGGTGCTGGCCCGCATCGCGGAGTATGAGGCGATTCTCGCCGACGAGCAGCTTGTGCTGGATCTCATCAGCGAGGAGCTGGCCGAGATCAGCGAGCGCTTCGGCGACGAACGCCGCACCGAAGTGACGATCGGAGAGGACGAGATCCTCGACGAGGACCTCATCCCGCGCGAGGATGTCATCATCTCCATTACGCATTCCGGCTACGTCAAGCGGCTGCCGGTCACGACCTATCGCAGCCAGCGCCGCGGGGGCAAGGGCGTGATGGGCATGGATACAAAGTCGGACGACTTCGTGGAGCATCTGTTCGTCTCCAACACGCACCACTTCCTGCTCTTCTTTACGAACAAGGGCAAGGTGTACCGGCTGAAGGCGTACGAGATTCCGGATCTCAGCCGCACGGCACGCGGGACGCCGATCATCAACCTGCTGCAGATCGAGCAGGGCGAGACCGTCAATGCGGTCATCCCGGTCGAATCGTTCGACCCGGACTGCTTCCTGTTCTTCGGCACGCGCCAGGGCGTCGTCAAAAAAACGCCGCTCGACGACTACTCCAATATCCGCAAGGTCGGCCTGATCGCCATCAACCTGCGCGAGGACGACGATCTCATCAGCGTCAAGCTGACGGACGGCAAGCAGGAGATTTTCATGGGCACGGCAAACGGACAGTCGATTCGTTTCCCGGAAAGCGACGTGCGGTCTATGGGACGCTCGGCGACCGGCGTCAAGGGCATCCAGCTTGACGAGAGCGACAAGGTCATCGACATGGACGTCGTCGATCCGGCTCAGGAAGTGCTCATCGTCACGTCCAAGGGCTACGGCAAGCGGACTCCGGTCGAGGACTATCGTATCCAGTCTCGCGGCGGCAAGGGCATCAAGACGTTTAATGTGAGCGAGCAGCGCGGACCGGTCGTCTGCCTCAAGGTAGTGGCCGAGGACGAGGACCTCATGATCATGACGGAGTCCGGAACGCTCATCCGCATGAATATGGATTCGATTCGCTCGATGGGCCGCAACACGCAAGGCGTGCGCCTCATCAACATCCGCGACGAGGACGCGGTCGCGACCGTCACCCGCGTCGCCCGCAGCGAGGAAGTCCAGGATGAAGCAACCGACGGCGAGGAACAGGCCGAGACGGGCGGGGCGCAAGACCATTCGGAGGAATAA
- a CDS encoding HD-GYP domain-containing protein — protein sequence MPLVDRSQLKPGDVVSQDVLTPLGSVLFHKGRVITLRELDILTAFLVPQVNVERAEEPQQSTAEAAASVSVAPAAKSVLHTEYEEMVVQLRRAYALVAGGDALPLLALRTQLERLLSRSAEYRVLSFRPRLASREDFYFHSSVMSALTCYQLAQWTDLPQKDWMQVALAGLLHDIGNVKLDRDILTKPGVLTPGEQEEMKRHTLNGYQLLKPVAALNEGVKLSALQHHERVDGSGYPLGLGSDNIHRYAKLVAIADIFHAMTLERAYRPALSPYVVLEQLEKDAFGSLDPGFVRRFIEKATQFQNGSLVRLSDGRIGEIVFTDRTAPIRPWVSVSGTIVNLTVDRQLYIDECISH from the coding sequence ATGCCATTAGTGGATCGATCGCAGCTGAAGCCGGGCGATGTGGTCTCGCAGGATGTGCTGACGCCTTTAGGCAGCGTCCTTTTCCACAAAGGTCGCGTCATCACGCTGAGAGAACTGGATATTTTAACGGCTTTCCTCGTGCCGCAAGTCAACGTGGAACGCGCCGAGGAGCCGCAGCAGTCGACGGCCGAGGCGGCTGCTTCCGTATCTGTCGCTCCGGCGGCGAAGAGCGTACTTCATACGGAGTACGAGGAGATGGTCGTCCAGCTGCGCCGGGCGTACGCGCTCGTTGCGGGCGGCGACGCGCTTCCGCTGCTGGCGCTGCGGACGCAGCTGGAGCGGCTGCTCTCCCGCAGCGCGGAGTATCGCGTGCTCTCCTTCCGCCCTCGGCTGGCGAGCCGGGAGGATTTCTACTTCCATAGCAGCGTGATGTCCGCATTGACCTGCTATCAGCTGGCCCAGTGGACCGACCTGCCGCAGAAGGACTGGATGCAGGTGGCGCTCGCCGGATTGCTCCACGACATCGGCAACGTGAAGCTGGATCGGGATATCCTGACCAAGCCCGGCGTCCTCACTCCAGGGGAGCAGGAAGAGATGAAGCGGCACACGCTGAACGGCTACCAGCTGCTCAAGCCGGTCGCTGCGCTTAACGAAGGCGTCAAGCTATCCGCACTGCAGCATCATGAACGGGTGGATGGCAGCGGCTATCCGCTTGGACTCGGCTCGGACAACATTCATCGTTATGCCAAGCTCGTCGCGATCGCGGATATTTTCCATGCGATGACGCTGGAACGGGCTTACCGTCCCGCCCTGTCTCCTTATGTCGTGCTGGAGCAGCTTGAGAAGGATGCCTTCGGCAGCCTCGATCCCGGATTCGTCCGCAGGTTCATCGAAAAAGCGACCCAGTTTCAAAACGGCAGCCTCGTCCGGCTGAGCGACGGCAGAATCGGCGAGATCGTCTTTACCGACCGTACGGCTCCAATCCGTCCCTGGGTGTCTGTATCGGGCACGATTGTCAACCTGACAGTCGATCGGCAGCTTTATATCGATGAATGCATCAGTCATTGA
- a CDS encoding sigma factor G inhibitor Gin, with protein sequence MHEEALCTCIVCGELKPHDQGLRIVTEFICGSCEKEMVQTDVLDEKYPFYVHQMRQIWIHKNA encoded by the coding sequence ATGCATGAGGAAGCCCTGTGCACCTGCATCGTATGCGGCGAGCTGAAACCCCATGACCAAGGACTGCGAATCGTGACTGAATTCATATGCGGCAGCTGCGAGAAAGAAATGGTGCAAACGGATGTACTGGATGAAAAATATCCATTCTATGTCCATCAGATGAGACAGATATGGATCCATAAAAATGCCTGA